One genomic window of Pseudomonas chlororaphis subsp. piscium includes the following:
- a CDS encoding aspartyl/asparaginyl beta-hydroxylase domain-containing protein has product MSRPAFARLPVSVDLPRLLRALARIDPSAWQGHFNGGYYEGDWSGVALISAVDAPSELAPGKGLPVQREPWRQDPDWQQALRHLPLQIVSARLLRLGPGARIHEHRDYDLGGPDADLRLHIPLLSPPRVDFLLDGQRMPMLAGECWFLDLSRPHRVDNHDSQERIHLVIDCRPDSWLEQAIADGVPTTPAPGLGRAAVDFAQFCRLLEEDLELCQALQKLTDSEAFIERTLALATERGLAFTREDLRSAMRQGRRLWNEQWTA; this is encoded by the coding sequence ATGAGTCGTCCGGCGTTCGCTCGGCTGCCGGTCAGCGTGGATCTGCCGCGGCTGTTGCGCGCCCTGGCGCGAATCGACCCGAGCGCCTGGCAGGGCCATTTCAACGGCGGCTATTACGAAGGCGACTGGAGCGGCGTGGCCTTGATCTCGGCTGTGGACGCGCCCTCCGAGCTGGCGCCGGGCAAGGGCCTGCCGGTACAGCGCGAGCCCTGGCGGCAGGACCCGGACTGGCAACAGGCATTGCGCCATCTGCCCTTGCAGATTGTCTCGGCGCGCCTGCTGCGACTGGGCCCGGGGGCACGCATTCATGAACACCGCGACTACGACCTGGGCGGCCCGGACGCCGACCTGCGCCTGCATATCCCCCTGCTCAGCCCGCCACGGGTGGATTTCCTGCTCGACGGGCAGCGCATGCCGATGCTGGCGGGGGAGTGCTGGTTTCTCGACCTGTCGCGCCCGCACCGAGTGGACAACCACGACAGCCAGGAACGTATTCACCTGGTGATCGATTGCCGCCCCGATTCCTGGCTGGAACAGGCGATTGCCGACGGCGTGCCGACCACTCCGGCGCCTGGCCTGGGCCGCGCTGCCGTGGACTTCGCCCAGTTTTGCCGGTTGCTCGAAGAGGACCTCGAGTTGTGCCAGGCCTTGCAGAAGCTGACCGACAGCGAAGCCTTCATCGAGCGCACCCTGGCCCTGGCGACCGAGCGTGGCCTGGCGTTCACCCGCGAAGACCTGCGTTCGGCCATGCGCCAGGGGCGGCGCCTGTGGAATGAACAATGGACGGCCTGA
- a CDS encoding aspartyl beta-hydroxylase: protein MDGLNLHGWLPIRIWQPRDEWRVDWCWFGDRPLSQPFFREAVEEALRLPFNQAFRRQTPLSALTEWRQPSPGLAPSAFIFHASRCGSTLVSQMLAHLDDHILVSEPPPLDALLRSSLAPQERAAALMGLLSAYGQVRRGSEQRLVIKLDAWNIGELPLLRQCFADTPWLFLYREPLEIAVSHLRRAGMHMTPGLIGPSALDDGEPFLDRESWIARRLGRLLQLGLEHCREHHGLALNYSELPAAMEGYLGDFFGLSAEQRRAAFARVGQHAKQPAQAFVDDRQGKQQQASARLREQLEQWAQAPYAALEQWRSCAVPQPRLSSSATSPPCP, encoded by the coding sequence ATGGACGGCCTGAACCTGCACGGCTGGTTGCCGATCCGCATCTGGCAGCCGCGTGACGAGTGGCGGGTCGACTGGTGCTGGTTCGGCGACAGGCCGCTGTCGCAGCCGTTTTTCCGCGAGGCGGTCGAAGAGGCCCTGCGCCTGCCGTTCAATCAGGCGTTCCGGCGCCAGACGCCTTTGTCTGCCCTGACCGAATGGCGCCAACCTAGCCCGGGCCTGGCTCCCAGCGCCTTTATCTTTCACGCCTCGCGCTGCGGCTCGACCCTGGTCAGCCAGATGCTGGCTCATCTGGACGATCATATCCTGGTGTCCGAACCGCCGCCGTTGGATGCATTGCTACGCAGTTCGCTGGCGCCGCAGGAGCGGGCTGCCGCGCTGATGGGCTTGCTGTCGGCCTATGGGCAGGTGCGTCGTGGCAGTGAGCAGCGGCTGGTGATCAAGCTCGATGCCTGGAACATTGGCGAACTGCCGTTGCTGCGCCAGTGCTTCGCCGATACCCCGTGGCTGTTCTTGTATCGCGAACCGCTGGAAATTGCCGTGTCGCATCTGCGCCGTGCCGGCATGCATATGACGCCGGGCCTGATCGGGCCTAGCGCGCTGGACGATGGCGAGCCCTTCCTGGACCGGGAAAGCTGGATCGCCCGGCGCCTGGGGCGCTTGTTGCAACTAGGGCTGGAGCACTGTCGCGAACACCATGGCCTGGCGCTGAACTACAGCGAACTGCCCGCCGCGATGGAGGGGTATTTGGGGGATTTTTTCGGCCTGAGCGCCGAGCAACGCAGGGCGGCATTCGCCCGGGTCGGCCAGCATGCCAAGCAGCCGGCCCAGGCCTTTGTCGATGATCGCCAGGGCAAGCAGCAACAGGCTTCAGCGCGGCTGCGGGAGCAACTGGAGCAATGGGCGCAGGCGCCTTACGCGGCGCTGGAACAGTGGCGCAGCTGTGCGGTCCCGCAGCCCCGTCTCAGCTCTTCGGCGACAAGTCCGCCATGCCCTTGA
- a CDS encoding slipin family protein: MGLELGFGALLALLLALAVSTFRILREYERAVVFQLGRFWRVKGPGLVLLIPIVQQMVRVDLRTVVLDVPPQDVITRDNVSVKVNAVLYFRVLDSQKAIIQVEDFLMATSQLAQTTLRAVLGKHELDELLAERERLNADIQQVLDAQTDAWGIKVANVEIKHVDLNESMIRAIAKQAEAERERRAKVIHAEGELQASEKLMQAAEMLGRQPGAMQLRYMQTLGAIAGDKSSTIVFPLPIEFLKGMADLSPKS, encoded by the coding sequence ATGGGTCTGGAATTGGGTTTTGGCGCGCTGCTGGCGCTGCTGTTGGCGTTGGCGGTTTCGACGTTTCGCATTCTGCGCGAATACGAACGCGCGGTGGTGTTCCAGCTCGGACGCTTCTGGCGGGTCAAGGGGCCGGGGCTGGTCCTGCTGATACCCATCGTCCAGCAGATGGTTCGTGTCGATCTGCGTACCGTGGTGCTCGATGTGCCACCCCAGGACGTGATCACCCGCGACAACGTCTCGGTCAAGGTCAACGCCGTGCTGTACTTCCGCGTGCTGGACTCGCAGAAAGCGATCATCCAGGTCGAGGACTTTCTCATGGCTACCAGCCAACTGGCCCAGACCACCCTGCGCGCGGTGCTGGGCAAGCATGAGCTGGACGAGCTGCTGGCCGAGCGCGAGCGCCTGAACGCCGATATCCAGCAGGTGCTGGACGCCCAGACCGACGCCTGGGGCATCAAGGTGGCGAACGTCGAGATCAAGCACGTCGACCTCAACGAATCGATGATCCGCGCCATCGCCAAACAGGCCGAAGCCGAACGGGAACGCCGGGCCAAGGTGATCCACGCCGAAGGCGAATTGCAGGCCTCGGAAAAGCTTATGCAGGCCGCCGAAATGCTCGGCCGCCAGCCCGGCGCCATGCAGCTGCGTTACATGCAGACCCTGGGCGCGATTGCCGGCGATAAAAGCTCGACCATTGTTTTCCCGCTGCCCATCGAATTCCTCAAGGGCATGGCGGACTTGTCGCCGAAGAGCTGA
- a CDS encoding NfeD family protein, protein MNGRGWRATLKGLLLGVLIGVPTGHAQAVKPVVVLTVNDVISPASADYVVRGLDKAADEQAQLVVLGIDTPGGLDTSMRSIIKAILASPVPVASYVAPGGARAASAGTYILYASHIAAMAPGTNLGAATPVRVGMPGQPDPGANPPAAPRSDKNPEPETDTLTHKQINDAAAYIRGLAQLRGRNAEWAEQAVREAVSLPAQEALKLKVVDYVADDLSGLLRQLDGRFLIAAGQAVQLHTLGAAVIHHDPDWRTQLLSVITHPSVALILMMIGIYGLFFEFVNPGTAVPGVLGGICLLLGLYALQLLPVNYAGVALILLGIAFMVAEAFLPTFGVIGFGGIVSFVVGAVILMDTDVPGYGIPLPLIVGLAVISALLLATLASMAVRARQRQQVAGDAGLVGSVTAITAVQAGNPYNGWVLLQGEHWQVLSATPLQTGQWVRVVARKGLLLEVTTAEATSRGG, encoded by the coding sequence ATGAACGGGCGTGGGTGGCGGGCAACATTGAAAGGGCTGCTGCTGGGTGTGCTGATCGGCGTGCCGACCGGGCATGCCCAGGCCGTGAAGCCGGTGGTAGTGCTCACCGTCAACGATGTGATCAGCCCCGCCAGCGCCGACTACGTGGTGCGCGGCCTGGACAAGGCCGCCGACGAACAGGCCCAACTGGTGGTGCTGGGCATCGATACCCCGGGCGGCCTCGACACCTCGATGCGCTCGATCATCAAGGCGATCCTCGCCAGCCCGGTGCCGGTGGCCAGTTACGTCGCCCCCGGCGGTGCCCGCGCCGCCAGCGCCGGCACCTACATCCTGTACGCCAGCCATATCGCCGCCATGGCCCCGGGCACCAACCTCGGGGCCGCCACCCCGGTGCGGGTCGGCATGCCGGGGCAGCCCGACCCGGGCGCCAACCCGCCCGCCGCGCCACGCTCGGACAAGAACCCGGAACCGGAAACCGACACCCTCACCCACAAACAGATCAACGACGCCGCGGCCTACATCCGTGGCTTGGCGCAATTGCGCGGACGCAACGCCGAATGGGCGGAACAGGCTGTGCGCGAGGCCGTCAGCCTGCCGGCCCAGGAAGCCTTGAAGCTGAAGGTGGTCGACTATGTCGCCGATGACCTGAGCGGCCTGCTCAGGCAACTCGACGGCAGGTTCCTCATCGCCGCCGGCCAGGCGGTGCAGCTGCATACCCTGGGGGCGGCGGTGATCCATCACGACCCGGACTGGCGCACGCAGCTGCTGTCGGTCATCACCCACCCCAGCGTCGCGCTGATCCTGATGATGATCGGCATCTATGGGCTGTTCTTCGAGTTCGTCAACCCGGGCACCGCGGTGCCCGGCGTGCTCGGCGGCATCTGCCTGCTGCTCGGGTTGTATGCCTTGCAGCTGCTGCCGGTGAACTACGCCGGCGTGGCCCTGATCCTGCTAGGCATCGCCTTCATGGTCGCCGAAGCCTTTCTACCGACCTTCGGCGTCATCGGCTTCGGCGGCATCGTCTCCTTTGTGGTCGGCGCGGTGATCCTGATGGACACCGATGTCCCGGGCTATGGCATTCCCCTGCCGCTCATCGTCGGCCTGGCGGTGATCAGTGCGCTGCTCCTGGCGACACTGGCGAGCATGGCGGTGCGCGCGCGACAGCGCCAGCAGGTGGCGGGCGACGCGGGGCTGGTGGGCAGTGTCACGGCGATCACCGCGGTACAAGCGGGCAACCCTTACAACGGCTGGGTGCTGTTGCAGGGCGAACACTGGCAGGTCCTGAGCGCAACGCCGCTGCAAACCGGGCAATGGGTACGGGTGGTGGCGCGCAAGGGGCTGCTTCTGGAAGTGACGACGGCCGAGGCCACGTCGCGAGGAGGATGA
- a CDS encoding aminoacyl-tRNA deacylase, with amino-acid sequence MRMARTVQRSLEQAHCDFDVVAHPHSSSSLETARVAGVPAERVAKSVILDDSHGHYLMAVLPATRHLDLSKVRGSNEWQITRESTLAHLFNDCERGAVPALGESYGMDVVIDPLLTRQKDIYLEAGNHNNLVHLSMDEYLKMVPHAEVCEVSY; translated from the coding sequence ATGCGTATGGCAAGAACCGTGCAACGCAGCCTGGAACAGGCGCATTGCGATTTTGACGTGGTGGCTCATCCACATTCGTCGAGCAGCCTGGAGACCGCCCGGGTAGCGGGAGTTCCCGCCGAACGCGTGGCCAAGTCGGTGATCCTCGACGACAGTCACGGCCACTACCTGATGGCTGTGCTACCGGCCACCCGCCACCTGGACCTGAGCAAGGTACGCGGCAGCAACGAATGGCAGATCACCCGGGAAAGCACCCTGGCGCATCTGTTCAACGATTGCGAACGCGGCGCGGTACCGGCCCTGGGCGAATCCTATGGGATGGACGTGGTGATCGATCCGCTGCTGACCCGGCAGAAAGACATCTACCTGGAAGCCGGCAACCACAACAACCTGGTGCATCTGAGCATGGACGAGTACCTGAAAATGGTGCCTCATGCCGAGGTGTGCGAGGTCAGCTACTAG
- a CDS encoding DUF2789 domain-containing protein translates to MESPSHSLPALFKQLGLSDDPVDIDRFIATHSPLKPELHLADAFFWTPSQADFLRNEILDDADWAEVVDQLDVLLRKGRGV, encoded by the coding sequence ATGGAATCCCCATCCCACAGCCTGCCCGCCCTGTTCAAACAACTCGGCCTGTCCGATGACCCCGTGGACATCGACCGTTTCATCGCCACCCATTCGCCGCTCAAGCCGGAACTGCACCTGGCGGATGCCTTCTTCTGGACCCCCAGCCAGGCGGATTTCCTGCGCAACGAGATTCTCGACGACGCCGACTGGGCGGAAGTGGTGGATCAGCTGGATGTGCTGTTGAGGAAGGGGCGGGGTGTTTGA